In the Rhododendron vialii isolate Sample 1 chromosome 2a, ASM3025357v1 genome, TATTCTTTCATTATACATGAATCATCTCACTGGAACAATTCCCGCTTCAATAGAAaacttgagaaacctcacaGTCTTGAACCTTCACGAGAACTttctctctggatctatccctcaagaagtaggaatgctaCGATCTCTCACTATTCTTGCATTGTACAAGAATTATCTCAATGGAACAATCCCTGCTTCAATAGGGAATTTGAGAAACCTCACATTGTTGTACCTTCACGAGAACTATCTCTATGGATTTATCCCTCAAGATGTAGGAATGCTACGATCCCTCACTAATCTTTCATTGTACACGAATCATCTCACGGGAACAATCCCCCCATCTATATGGAACTTGAGAAACCTTAGATTGTTGTACCTTcacgagaactctctctctggatctatccctcaagaagtaggaatgctaagATCTCTTACTGATCTTTCATTGTACAGGAATTATCTCACAGGACCAATCCCCACTTCAATTgggaacttgagaaacctcacaACATTGCAACTTtacgagaactctctctctggatctataCCTCTAGAACTAGACAATCTTAGATATCTAAAGGATCTTGGATTATCCTCCAACAAGCTCACAGGACATCTATCGCCGTATATGTGCGTTCATGGATCACTTGTGagattttctgcaaaaaacAACTACTTGGTAGGTCATATCCCAACCGGCTTGAGAAATTGCAGTGAGTTACGTCGTCTCAATCTTGGTCAAAACCAACTGACAGGGCATATATCAAAATTTTTTGGGGCATTGTCAAACCTTGTATATTTAGATATCAGTCACAATAATTTCTATGGCGAGCTTTGGCACAAATGGGAACAGTTTCCCAATTTGACTGCCCTGAAGATCTCCAACAATGACCTTTCTGGAAATATTCCACTTGGCATTGGAAGCGCAACTCAGTTACGTTTACTTGACCTCTCTTCAAATCATCTAGTTGTTGCGGTCCCGAAAATTTTTGGAAAGTTGGTTTTATTATTCAATCTTACTCTTAGTAATAACAAACTTTCGCATGATATTCCAGCAGAAATTGGAAGCATGTCTAGTCTTCAGTATCTAGACTTGTCTGGAAACAATCTGAGTGGACCTATTCAAGGGAAGTTGGGTGACTGTGTGAATCTTCTGAACTTGAACTTGAGCAGAAATCTTTTCAGTAAGACTATTCCTTATGAATTAAGAAAATTgcagtttcttcaaaatcttgATCTTGGAAATAATTTATTAACAGGAGAGATACCACCAGTGATCGGGAACTTGAAAACCTTAGAGACACTAAACCTCTCCCACAACTTGTTGTCCGGTTCTATCCCCTTTTCTTTTAATGGGATGTCAAGTTTAACATCCATTGACATATCTTACAATCACTTAGAGGGTCCTTTACCAAGCACAAAAGCATTTGAAGATGCTCCATTTCAGGCATACCGTAATAACGACAGATTGTGTGGCAATAAAACTAGTTTGATGCCATGCTCACTGAAGCAGAGCAATGGAGATAAAGGGAGAAATTATAACAAAATTGTGCTTCCAATTGTAGTTCCTTTGGGTATTGTATTTCTTATTATGGGTATAACTTTCCTGGTTCAACGCAATAGAATGGTGGACAACGAAATCAAGCCAAACAAAGCATTTAATAAAGATTTGTTTGAGATTTGGAGCTTTGATGGAAAATTGGTGTATGAAAACATCATTGAAGCAACAGAAGATTTCAATGACAAGCATTGCATTGCAGTAGGTGGATATGGCGTTGTTTATAGAGTTGAGCTGCCAAGTGGTCAGGTTGTCGCTGTAAAAAAGTATCCTCCTTCGCAAGATGGTGAGTTGGTTAATTTGCAAAGTTTTACAAGTGAGATACGTGCATTGACAGAGATACGACATCGGCATATCATAAGGCTTTTGGGTTACTGTTCACATCCACAACACTCATTTTTGGTTTATCAGTTCTTCGAAGGGGGGAGCTTGGATAAAAAACTAAGCTGTGAGGAACAAGCACTAAGTTTGGATTGGGGTAAGAGGGTAAATGTTGTTAAAGGTTTGGCATATGCTTTGTCATATATGCACCATGACTGTTCACCCCCGGTCATTCATCGTGATGTATCAAGCAAGAATGTTCTATTAGACTTAGAAGATATCGCTTATCTCTCCGATTTCGGAACAGCTAGACTTCTAAATCTGCACTCGTCAAATTGGACTTCTTTTGCAGGCACCCTGGGATATGCTGCTCCAGGTACTTGCACAGTTCATCTTAATTAGCTGCCAATACTAGTGTCATGTATTTCTTTTGAATATGCTAATTCCTAAGTCACCTTTATAATTTCTAAGTAGTTTTTTTGCCCGTCTTTGTACCCCTCATTTCTTTTGGCAGAACTTGCTTACACAATGGAGGTGAATGAGAAGTTAGACGTCTATAGCTTTGGAGTTTTAACGCTTGAAGTTATAATGGGAAGGCACCCAGGGGATctcatctcttctttttcttcatcatcttttgattcCTCACCACCATCTTCTTATGGGATTCTGCTGAAGGACATATTGGATAAACGTCTCCCACTTCCAAGTAATCATGTAGAGGCAGTGGTTCTTCTTGTAAAGGTAGCACTTGCATGTTTGCACCCTAACCCGCGTTGCCGACCAACTATGGAACAAGTTTCTGTGGCTCTATCCAAACAGAAGTCAAATCTGCAGGACCCATTCCTCAGGATCACATTAGGACAACTACTTGATGACAATTGTACGTACAGATGCCTAAGTATTATTGTTGTCCCTTcgctttttgggttttggttctCCTTTTCTCTCATGTGCTTTCTAGCTGGCATTTGCTCTAAGGCTGTGGAATACTTTTTCTTAACAATAGTTGCTTTTTTCTAGCAATCAAAATGGTGCGAATTTGTACTCTACCATATAATAAGCAAAAGGGTGCATTTGTGAGGAAAGCTGTAAGGCTGCCAAGTGGCCAACTTTACTTGTTTCGATATACTTCTTTTATTCTAATTTAAATGTCCCTTACGTTTTTCTTGCAttttgaaattctaaaaaaatatatttctacatattatttttttaattttgttataatgtgtactttaatttggtgtaagaaattaaagaaaataatatgtaaaagtatattttttttgaaatttgaaaatacaCGAAAAACTGTAGGGAATATTTAAATTAGAATAGAGGGAGTAAGATTAAattattaaattagttttcaaaacAGATTGTCATAATCTATCTTACTTGATTATTGGCCAACAGaggtaattttaagtttttaaaaatatgtgaAAAGATTACTTTTTTTAAAGCACCGTTGACTCGTGGGAAAACCAACATGCAGGATTAGGATTAACACTGCAAGAAAAACCGGATTAAACGGCGTTTGGAACACGGTGTTTGTTCGGGCACCGTCACAGAGAATAAAAGTGGCGTTACAATAACGCCGACTTAGTTTTCAACTGACTTAATGCCTCAGGCTAACGGAAGCACACGCATAAACAAAGTTCCGTCATTCCGTCAGGCACACGCATGAACCTATGTTCGGCTTCACAACTCAGTCCACACTCTCTCTTCCTCGAGAACTCTGAACTTCAGTCCTCCCTCTCCCGATCGAGAAATGCGAAGATCGAGAGTTTTCGACAATCTGAATCGCagagtttttcatttttttttgttggaaatcaAACTTAGATCTCACTTCTTCTCACGATTTTTATTTGAATCTCTCTTCGGTGAAAATCAAACTAGGTTTTTTACAAtctatctttttctttcaaaccctaattttgaTAACTTCTCACGTGTTTTTCGCGTTCATCAGGAATCTCGTTCGTCAGGAAGATGTAGATGCAATTGAAGCTCAGAGACCAAAGCTTTTGCTTCTCGTTCATCAAGAAAGTTTGAAGCGCTATAGGTTTAGAGCTTCACAATCGATCATTTTTTGGTGAGTTCACAATCGATTATGTTCATCGTTTGAATTTTCTTCGTTGCAGTGGTAGTTCATGATGAGCATAGCTTCTACTTCATCCCAACCCACACAAAGGCAAACAAGACGCCCAACATGGATGCATGGTGATTGGAACCCTGGTGGTGGAATGTTACATATAGTTCCCAATGAGTTAAACCAAATAGTTGAAGGACATACACCTCTTGCTTCTCATTTGGGTGTTTTAGCTCGCGATGGAAGTCTTTTACCACTCACTTATAAAAGCTGGCATTATGTTCCAAAATAAAACAAGAGCGAATTTGGAGGGAGATAAAGGTAACACAAATGAGATTTTTGTCTAAACAAAttagcttttttgtttttgttcaactCAGATGAAATGTTGAAGACAACTTGGTTATATGAAGCGAATGAAATGTCTAAACAAATACCGATGCAGATGATTCTATGAAGCGAATGAAATGTCTTCAACGGggaagaaatggagagagtGGAAAGTCACACTATAAAGCCATTACAAATGATGCAGAGAGGTTAGTTCATCGACTTGAAAGGGTAAACAAGCATAAGTGGCGAGCCTTGGCCTAATATTGGGGCACTCGGAAATTAAGCAAGGAAGAAAGCCAAGAAGAATAAACAAATTCATAAGAAAAAGACATTGCATCACAGAACAGGGAGAAAGCCATTTGTTGTTGTTCGACTAGAGGTATCAATAACTTTTCCTTTTGCTACAAAACACAAATAATATATTCCATATTTACTAACTAATTACTGCATACCTACTTGCACGAGACAAATAGGAACAAAGGGGTTCTCGGCCGCAAGTCGCATGCATGTGTGGAAGGCAAAGAGGGCTCGTTGGCAAGTGATACGGTTAATGAGGTCATGGTATGTATTAGCGTCCTTTTCATTCTGCATCTAAATCTGCAATATGCATGCTAATAATTGAAAGTTCATACTTCGTACATGTGATTAACCTGCTAATAATTGAAAGTTCTTACTTAGATTATCCTGGCAGTTGGTCTCtgcaaaaattatttcttttacggACTTCTGTTTGTGATATGGTGGATTTCCTACCCCTACTAAGGAAGATCACATTTGGGGTGATTTTTGCTTGCCAACTTTTCCAATTTGGACAACCCCTACTAAAGAAGATCACGTTGGGGTGATTTTCGCTTGCCAACTTTTCCAATTTGGACAATTATACCCTTTGATTTCTGGGCTTGCAGTGTGAGTTGGTTGCCCATTATGGTAATTTTGTCTTGTTGCCTTATGGTCCAGGTATGTGGATCACAGGCAACCACGTGTAATCCACCTTTTCCTCACGCAATACAACCCCCCTCCCCCTTCACTTTCGGCGATTATATTCCTCCACCGCTCGCGCTCTCTCTAggtccgttctctctctctctccaagtc is a window encoding:
- the LOC131316367 gene encoding probable leucine-rich repeat receptor-like protein kinase At1g35710 — translated: MSTNHLSGTIPSEIGLLSSLSSLSLSSNNLTGSIPLAIGNLDYLTDLYLFHNNLIGSIPASIENMRNLKTMHLYKNSLSGSIPQEVGMLRSLTNLELSTNNFTGSIPASIGNLRNLTRLIVFENSLSGSIPQEVGMLRSLTDLQLSMNNLTGSIPASIWNLRNLKTLYFHHNSLSGSIPQEVGMLRSLTDLELSTNNLTGSIPASIGNLGNLTTLYLFENSLSGSIPQEVGMLRSITNLALYTNHLTGTIPASIGNLRNLTMLYLHENSLFGSIPQEVGMLRSLTNLALYTNHLTGTIPASIGNLRNLTMLYLQENSLSGSIPQEVGILRSLTNLALYTNHLTGTIPASLGNLRNLTTLYLYENSLTGSIPQEVGMLRSLIELDLSMNNLIGSIPASIGNLSNLTKLYLSENCLSGSIPHEVGMLTSLTDLKLYNNYLTGTIPTSIRNLRSVTSLLLYNNSLSGSIPQEVGMLRSLAILSLYMNHLTGTIPASIENLRNLTVLNLHENFLSGSIPQEVGMLRSLTILALYKNYLNGTIPASIGNLRNLTLLYLHENYLYGFIPQDVGMLRSLTNLSLYTNHLTGTIPPSIWNLRNLRLLYLHENSLSGSIPQEVGMLRSLTDLSLYRNYLTGPIPTSIGNLRNLTTLQLYENSLSGSIPLELDNLRYLKDLGLSSNKLTGHLSPYMCVHGSLVRFSAKNNYLVGHIPTGLRNCSELRRLNLGQNQLTGHISKFFGALSNLVYLDISHNNFYGELWHKWEQFPNLTALKISNNDLSGNIPLGIGSATQLRLLDLSSNHLVVAVPKIFGKLVLLFNLTLSNNKLSHDIPAEIGSMSSLQYLDLSGNNLSGPIQGKLGDCVNLLNLNLSRNLFSKTIPYELRKLQFLQNLDLGNNLLTGEIPPVIGNLKTLETLNLSHNLLSGSIPFSFNGMSSLTSIDISYNHLEGPLPSTKAFEDAPFQAYRNNDRLCGNKTSLMPCSLKQSNGDKGRNYNKIVLPIVVPLGIVFLIMGITFLVQRNRMVDNEIKPNKAFNKDLFEIWSFDGKLVYENIIEATEDFNDKHCIAVGGYGVVYRVELPSGQVVAVKKYPPSQDGELVNLQSFTSEIRALTEIRHRHIIRLLGYCSHPQHSFLVYQFFEGGSLDKKLSCEEQALSLDWGKRVNVVKGLAYALSYMHHDCSPPVIHRDVSSKNVLLDLEDIAYLSDFGTARLLNLHSSNWTSFAGTLGYAAPELAYTMEVNEKLDVYSFGVLTLEVIMGRHPGDLISSFSSSSFDSSPPSSYGILLKDILDKRLPLPSNHVEAVVLLVKVALACLHPNPRCRPTMEQVSVALSKQKSNLQDPFLRITLGQLLDDN